A genomic segment from Anaeromyxobacter sp. encodes:
- a CDS encoding acyltransferase family protein, which yields MARGKAKRGARQGPARSARPALGNDPFVRGAAPREPARPVVRERATATPTSTPTATPTAPPTAPPTATPAPTPAPTPAPIAPSTVSRAAASLDHLEERLDAAIEEAEARLAAAAGAAGEGAGRAREDLRAVLATLWPALRSRLASAGDLLRLLEPPARLERFGMDPRLVERALPLVEFLYATWWRVQASGLAQVPATGPAVVVANHAGHLPWDALVLRHALGRDHPARRDLRPLLDDAACDRSFLGTAAVRLGAVRASPEAADRLLADGSLVGVFPEGSAVEARPWRERYRVGRFGRGGFVKVALRAGAVVVPCAIVGSEEAAPAIARTGWLADLLRLPLLATQPSFRLASAGLLPLPSRWSVRFGPPIDLGGRGPEAAADPDFVADAAARTRGAIQAMLDEDVAARRSIFL from the coding sequence ATGGCGCGTGGAAAGGCGAAGCGGGGGGCGAGGCAGGGGCCCGCGCGGAGCGCCCGTCCGGCGCTCGGCAACGACCCGTTCGTCCGCGGCGCCGCGCCACGGGAGCCGGCGAGGCCGGTCGTGAGAGAGAGAGCGACCGCAACCCCGACCTCGACCCCGACCGCAACCCCGACCGCGCCCCCGACCGCGCCCCCGACCGCGACCCCGGCCCCGACCCCGGCCCCGACCCCGGCCCCGATCGCGCCGTCCACCGTCTCCCGCGCCGCCGCCTCCCTCGACCACCTCGAGGAGCGCCTCGACGCGGCCATCGAGGAGGCCGAGGCCCGCCTGGCGGCGGCCGCCGGCGCCGCCGGTGAAGGGGCCGGCAGAGCCCGGGAGGACCTGCGCGCCGTGCTGGCCACGCTCTGGCCCGCGCTGCGGTCCCGGCTGGCCAGCGCCGGCGACCTCCTCCGGCTGCTCGAACCACCGGCGCGGCTGGAGCGCTTCGGCATGGACCCGCGGCTGGTGGAGCGGGCCCTGCCACTCGTCGAGTTCCTCTACGCCACCTGGTGGCGCGTCCAGGCCAGCGGCCTCGCCCAGGTCCCGGCGACCGGGCCGGCGGTGGTGGTGGCCAACCACGCGGGGCACCTGCCGTGGGACGCGCTGGTGCTGCGCCACGCCCTCGGGCGGGACCACCCGGCCCGCCGCGACCTCCGCCCCCTGCTCGATGACGCTGCCTGCGACCGATCGTTCCTGGGCACGGCAGCGGTCCGGCTCGGCGCGGTGCGGGCCAGCCCGGAGGCGGCCGACCGGCTCCTGGCCGACGGCAGCCTGGTGGGGGTCTTCCCGGAGGGCTCCGCCGTGGAGGCTCGCCCCTGGCGCGAGCGGTACCGCGTCGGACGGTTCGGGCGCGGCGGGTTCGTCAAGGTGGCGCTGCGCGCCGGCGCCGTGGTGGTGCCGTGCGCCATCGTCGGCAGCGAGGAGGCGGCGCCGGCCATCGCCCGCACCGGGTGGCTGGCGGACCTGCTGCGGCTGCCGCTCCTGGCCACCCAGCCGTCGTTCCGGCTGGCCTCCGCCGGGTTGCTGCCCCTGCCGTCGCGCTGGTCGGTCCGCTTCGGGCCGCCCATCGATCTCGGCGGCCGCGGACCTGAGGCGGCCGCCGACCCGGACTTCGTGGCCGACGCGGCGGCGCGGACGCGGGGCGCCATCCAGGCCATGCTCGACGAGGACGTGGCCGCGCGCCGCTCCATCTTCCTGTAG
- the mutL gene encoding DNA mismatch repair endonuclease MutL, translated as MATIRVLPPGLVNQIAAGEVVERPASVVKELCENALDAGATALAIEVEEGGLSLVRVADDGRGMDRDDALLALERHATSKLQDAAGLATIATMGFRGEAVPAIASVSRFRLDTAPGGDGAGTRVVVEGGEVAEVAAVARPRGTTIEVRDLFFNTPARRKFMRAAPTEAGHVTEAVIRMALARPDVGFTLRSSGRLVMGVRAGEAPADRAAQALGREAARHLVEVDAGRGEVHVRGLVTSPDHSQATGRSLYLFVNGRYIRDRAAAHAVLRAYAGVLPPGRQPAGVLFITLPLDRVDVNVHPQKLEVRFAEARQVYDALHHAVAGALRLAPWLGRGAAVGPGGMGWPAAPGAAAPPDAVAPPAAGEEAASVLAWARAIHPPPESGAAWPLPAPSSGSAPLPFLVGPAGEPARPPGYFGSLRYVGQHARTYLLCEAPGGALVVIDQHASHERMLFHRLREAMRARALPVQPFLVPQVVTLPPAVARSLEGHADELGRLGLDVEPFGGDAFAVKGAPAILGGVDLAGLLTDLAQQLEQLERGSAVDEALHDLAATMACHAAVRANQDLSAEEARALLDGLDAIDFKARCPHGRPVVFELPLADLERRVGRR; from the coding sequence GTGGCCACCATCCGTGTGCTCCCCCCCGGGCTCGTCAACCAGATCGCCGCCGGCGAGGTGGTGGAGCGGCCCGCCTCGGTCGTGAAGGAGCTGTGCGAGAACGCCCTCGACGCGGGCGCCACCGCGCTGGCCATCGAGGTGGAGGAGGGCGGCCTCTCGCTGGTGCGGGTGGCCGACGACGGCCGCGGCATGGACCGCGACGACGCCCTGCTGGCCCTGGAGCGCCACGCCACCTCCAAGCTGCAGGACGCCGCCGGCCTGGCCACCATCGCCACCATGGGGTTCCGCGGCGAGGCGGTGCCTGCCATCGCCTCGGTCTCCCGCTTCCGGCTCGACACCGCCCCTGGCGGCGACGGCGCCGGCACCCGGGTGGTGGTGGAGGGCGGGGAGGTGGCCGAGGTGGCGGCGGTGGCCCGCCCGCGCGGCACCACCATCGAGGTGCGCGACCTCTTCTTCAACACCCCGGCCCGGCGCAAGTTCATGCGGGCCGCGCCCACCGAGGCCGGCCACGTCACCGAGGCCGTCATCCGCATGGCGCTGGCCCGGCCGGACGTCGGGTTCACGCTGCGCTCCTCGGGGCGGCTGGTCATGGGGGTGAGGGCCGGCGAGGCCCCGGCCGACCGGGCCGCCCAGGCCCTGGGGCGCGAGGCGGCCCGCCACCTGGTGGAGGTGGACGCGGGGCGGGGAGAGGTCCACGTGCGGGGCCTGGTCACCTCGCCGGATCACTCGCAGGCCACCGGCCGCTCGCTCTACCTGTTCGTCAACGGGCGCTACATCCGCGACCGCGCCGCCGCCCACGCGGTGCTGCGCGCCTACGCGGGGGTGCTGCCGCCGGGGCGGCAGCCGGCCGGGGTGCTCTTCATCACGCTGCCCCTCGACCGGGTGGACGTGAACGTGCACCCGCAGAAGCTGGAGGTCCGCTTCGCCGAGGCGCGGCAGGTCTACGACGCGCTCCACCACGCGGTGGCGGGCGCGCTGCGCCTGGCCCCGTGGCTCGGCCGGGGCGCGGCCGTCGGCCCCGGCGGGATGGGCTGGCCCGCCGCCCCCGGGGCGGCGGCGCCGCCCGATGCGGTGGCGCCACCGGCCGCCGGGGAGGAGGCGGCCTCGGTGCTGGCCTGGGCCCGCGCCATCCACCCGCCGCCGGAGAGCGGGGCGGCCTGGCCGCTGCCCGCCCCCTCGAGCGGCTCGGCGCCGCTGCCCTTCCTGGTCGGGCCGGCCGGCGAGCCCGCCCGGCCGCCCGGGTACTTCGGCTCGCTCCGCTACGTCGGGCAGCACGCCCGGACCTACCTGCTCTGCGAGGCGCCGGGCGGGGCGCTGGTGGTCATCGACCAGCACGCCAGCCACGAGCGGATGCTCTTCCACCGGCTGCGCGAGGCCATGCGCGCCCGGGCCCTGCCGGTCCAGCCGTTCCTGGTGCCCCAGGTGGTGACGCTGCCGCCGGCGGTGGCGCGGTCGCTGGAGGGGCACGCCGACGAGCTCGGCCGCCTCGGCCTGGACGTCGAGCCGTTCGGGGGCGACGCCTTCGCGGTCAAGGGCGCCCCGGCCATCCTGGGAGGGGTGGACCTGGCCGGCCTGCTCACCGACCTGGCGCAGCAGCTGGAGCAGCTGGAGCGCGGCAGCGCGGTGGACGAGGCGCTGCACGACCTGGCCGCCACCATGGCCTGCCACGCCGCGGTGCGCGCCAACCAGGACCTCTCCGCCGAGGAGGCGCGCGCGCTGCTCGACGGCCTCGACGCCATCGACTTCAAGGCCCGCTGCCCACACGGCCGCCCGGTGGTCTTCGAGCTGCCGCTGGCCGACCTGGAGCGCCGCGTCGGGCGCCGCTGA